The genomic region GAATTTCGAGTAAATTTTTCTGATCTCCGAGACGGTGTGTTCGCAGGTTGTCCTTTTAGGATCAAAACCGCTATCTGACACCTTAAGATCAAGTATTTCCTCGATGACCGACCGCATGATCAGTCCCATCTCTGCGGTGTTGTAGCCGCCCTCGAGCAAAAAGGCGATATTTCCGCCGCAGTGTCTCTCGGCGAGTCGCATAACGAATCTTGTAAGCCTGGCGAAACCTTCTGAGGTAACCAGCATTCCTCCCAGCGGGTCGACCTGGTAAGCGTCAAAGCCCGCGGATATGAGAATGAATTCCGGGGAGTACTGCTCCACCACGGGTTCGAGTATCTCGGCGAAGATTCTGAGGTAATCTTCATCTCCCAGCATCGCGGGGCAGGGGACGTTAACCGTGTACCCAAGTCCCTCTTTGTATCCGAGTTCCTTTAAGCTTCCGGTGCCGGGGTAAAACGGGAACTGGTGCACTGAGAAGAAGAGCACACTGCTTGAATCATAGAAGATATGCTGGGTGCCGTTTCCGTGGTGCACGTCCCAATCTATGATCAGGACTCTTTCAAGACCGCAGTTGGCCAACAGGTGGGCCCCGGCGACCGCCACGTGATTAAACAGGCAGAACCCCATCGCCCTGTCGTGTTCAGCGTGATGTCCGGGAGGGCGGGGGAGTACGAACGCGGTATCGATTTCCCCTGAAAGAATATCGTTTACAGAGCATATAAGCCCCCCGGAACCCGCAAGCGCGGCGTCAAAAGAAACTTCGCACGTAGAGGTGTCGGCATCAAGCTTCGAGAACTCCTTGCCGGAGGTGCCTTTGACCATATCGAAATAGGGCTTGCTGTGTACCAGAGTGATCTCTTCCTCCGTAGCGGGCCTTGTGTCGGCTGGAACCGTTTTCTCCATGAGACCCGAACTCTCAAGTGCTCCCAGAATGCTGGTCAGTCTTTCCGGACACTCCGGATGTCCGGGAGGGTTCTGGTGAGCCAGGAAAAGATCGTTACTTACTATCGAGAGTTTTTTCATTTTGGACTGCCTCTTTAAGATAACCTATGAGATAAAAGGAACCACAAACACAGGCTGCTTCTCCGTAGCCAAGAAGTTTTTCATATGCCTCCAGAGGATCTTTTACCGTCTCGACCGAGTCGAACTGTCCCCGGGCAAGCGCCAGAATTTTCTCCGTTTCCAACGACTTTTTGACTCCGGCAAGTTCCGTTATGATCAGTTTTCCCGAAACGCGGGAGAGCGTTTCGGTGAACCCTCCGATGTCTTTGTTCTCAAGCATCGTTATCAGGAAATTGAATTTTTTCCCCGGATGATAAAACTCAAGGGACTTAACAAGGTTCTCCCCCGCGGCGAGGTTGTGCGCGCCGTCGATTATAACGGGAGTTTCCCTGTTTAAGTACTCCATTCGCCCCCCCAGACTGACTCCAGCAAAAGCCTCTTTTATTTTTTCCGGGTCCGTTTTGTAGCGGGTATGCATTGTCAGCAACTCGGCTGCCGCTATGGATATAACGGCGTTTTCCACCTGGTGCGTGCCCGCGAGAGAAATTCTGAGTCCCGGAACGTTCCACCTGGGCCCCATGTAATCAAAGCTCAGATCTTCTTTTTCCCCGTAAGTGAACTCCGCTCCGATTCTGTGGCATGTTGAGGAGTTCTCCCGGACCCTGCGCTCGATTACCGAGAGGGCCTCGCCCGTGCATCCTGTCACCACGAGACCGTTTTTTTTGATTATTCCGGCTTTTTCCCCGGCAATCTCACCCAAAGTGTTTCCCAGGTATTCGGTGTGGTCAAAGGACACGTTCGTTATGACGCCTGCCAGATGATCGCATACGTTTGTCGAGTCCCATCTCCCGCCCATTCCCACTTCAAGCACGCCTACATCTATTGACTTGCCGTTGAAGTGAAGAAATGCAGCTGCCGTGAGCGTTTCGAAATAACTGAGCTCCACGCCAATCCCGGCGCAGGCGGCAAAAATCGTGCCGAGGGTCTCTTCAAGCTGCTCCCAGGTTATTTCCTCTCCGTCCACTTTTATTCTTTCCGTGACGTTGATCAGGTGAGGGGAGGTAAAGAGACCTGCGCGATAGCCGTTCACCTCGAATATTGACGCGATACAGGCCGCCACGGACCCCTTGCCGTTAGTTCCGGCAACGGCGACGTAATCCTTTTTCCTGTGAGGAAACCCCAGTTCTTCAAGAACCGCGGTGATTCTGCCGAGCCCCGGTTTTACGCTGTCCACTCCCTTTAGGCGGAGTTTTTTCAGATTCTTAAACATTTCGGGCCTACCGGGTTAAAGATAGCACATGTCGGCTTGATATCCCTCCCAGGTTGCAGGAGCGTTTTTTTCGAATCCGCAAGGGCGGGACGGAGATCCGAGTTTGGGTGATCAGTCCTCAAGTATAACTACGGCGACGGAGTATTCCCCGTCGTGTGATATGGTGGTATGAATTCGGGTCAGGCCCCTTTGTTCAGCGATTTCCTTTGTGCTTCCCCTGAGGTCTATGAAGGGTTTTCCAAGCTCATTGCGCTTGACCGCTATGTTGTGAAATTTTATTCCCCGTCTGAACCCGGTCCCCAGCGCCTTCACGAAGGCTTCCTTGACCGCATAGTTGGCCGCGTAGCTTATGTTTCTGTTTTTGCCGTCACCGTTCTGCGCGAGTTCATCATCGGTGAAGACCTTTCGAAGGAATTTCTCCCCCCACCTCTCAATAAGGTTCTCTATGCGACTGTTGCGAACCATATCGATGCCTATGCCTGAAACCATATCTTTTTGCCTTATTCCCTGCTGTAGAAAAATACTATAGCAGATTGATCATGTCTCTTACGGCTTCCTCCATTCCGGAGAGAACCGCCCGTGAAATTATGCTGTGGCCGATGTTGAGTTCCTCAATCCCGTCTATCCGTGAAACCGCGGTCACGTTAACGTAGTTAAGCCCGTGACCGGCGGATACCCTGAGTCGGTGGGAGAGGGCGTCTTCCGTTGATTTTCTGATCTTATCAAGTTCCATCATCATCCCGGTCTCGTCGCGGGCGTTTGCGTAACTTCCGGTGTGGAGTTCAACCATATGGGCTCCGGTCTGCGCGGAGGCGCTTATCTGTTCGGGGTCAGGGTCTATGAAAATGCTTACGAACAGCCCGGAGCTCTTCAGTTTTTCAATCCCCGCGGCAATTCTCTCCGTATCCCCGCGCACGTCAAGTCCTCCTTCAGTGGTTATCTCCTGCCTTTTTTCCGGAACGAGAGTCACGACGTCGGGAAGCGTCTCGCACGCAATCTCAATCATTTCGTCCGTTACGGCCATTTCCATGTTAAGTTTCGTCCGCACCGTCTGTCTCAGCAGAAGAAGGTCCCTTTCCTGAATGTGTCGACGATCTTCACGAAGGTGGACCACTATTCCGCTCGCTCCGGCGAGTTCAGCCTGCACGGCTGCGGTCACGGGGTCGGGCTCGTCTCCCATCCTTGCCTGTCTCAGGGTTGCTACGTGGTCAACGTTTACGTTCAGTCTGGTTTTCATCTACAGATTTCCTGTTCCGATGTTCTCGCTTATTACGGAAGATACGCGGGAAGCGATTCCGTTTATCAGGGTTTCATCCTCTCCCTCCACCATTACCCGCGCCAGCAGTTCGGTTCCGGAATATCTGAGGTTTATTCTTCCTTTGTCTCCAAGGATTTTTTCAGATTCCCTGACGATCTCGACAAGCCCCGGGATCTGCTCAAACGGTTTTTTCTCTTTGATTTCAAGACTGCTAAGAACCTGGGGAAACAAATCTATTATCCCGGCGAGTTCAGAAAGCTGTTTCCCCTTTCTTTTCATTATGCCCAGAATCTGAAGCGAGGCCAGCAGTCCGTCTCCCGTTGTCGAGTGGTCAAGAAACAGCAGGTGACCCGATTTCTCGCCTCCCAGGTTTGCTCCCAGCTCTCTCATTGCTTCTACCACGTATCTGTCTCCCACGCGGGTTCTCTTGAGTCTCAGCCCTTTTGCGCTGAGGTAGTTCTCAAGGGCCATGTTGCTCATCTGGGTAGCCACCACGGTGTCCGTTGCCAGGGTGCCGGTTTCAAGCATTTCGGATGAGCAGATCGCAAGCACATGATCGCCGTCAACCTCATTTCCGTTTTCATCGCAGAAAACCACCCTGTCCGCGTCTCCGTCAAGCGCTATTCCTATGTCGGAACCGCTTCGCACTACTTCTTCGCAGAGTATTTCGGGGCGAAGGCTTCCGCAGTCAACGTTTATGTTCGTTCCATTGGGCTCAGTGCCGATCGTGATCACCTCGGCCCCAAGTTCCTCGAAGATTATGGGTGCGACCTTGTACGCGGCTCCGTTGGCGCAGTCAACTACGATCTTCACCCCGTCGAGCGTAAGATTATCAGGGAAGGTGTTTTTGAGAAACACTATGTAGCGTCCGACCGCGTCCTCGATTCTTTTCGCCTTTCCCGTCAGGGGAGGGGGGCTTAGCTGTTTTTCTCCGAGAACCATGTTCTCTATTTCAGCCTCCGTTGTGTCCGGGAGCTTGAAGCCCGTGGAATCGAATATCTTTATTCCGTTATCGGTGTAGGGATTGTGCGACGCGGAGATGACCACGCCGGCCGTGGCTCTCATGTTTGAAGTGAGAAAGGCTATGGCAGGAGTGGGCAGGGGACCGACGAGCAGTACGTCGGCTCCCATGGACGTTATGCCCGAGGCTATTGCCTGTTCGAAGACGTAGCCTGAAAGGCGGGTGTCTTTGCCGACGAGTATCTTCACGTGGCTGCCCGTTTTCCCGGACAGATATTTTGTGAGCGCTTTTCCGAGAGCAAGCGATACCTCGGGGGTCATTGGATAGGTGTTGGTAACCCCTCTTATTCCATCGGTTCCAAAAATCTTTCTTTCGGGAAATTCAGATGCGGACTTTTTCATGATTTACGTCTCGGGGGATTCTTCCGGGGGAGGCGGTTTGACCCTGACCCTGACACTCGTCGGAGAGGTCTTCGTAAGTTTCAGCAGATCTGAACTTGGATACTGAACTTTTACCCTGAGTCTTTTCACCCTGCTCTCGCCCATCTCCGTCCCGTCTATGAAAACTTTGACATCATTGCTCGTAAGGTCGTTGATGGTCTTGTAGGGGCCGTTGAATACCAGTGTGGCCTTAAGCTCGGGAGTTGTAGTGTATTCGAGTTCTCCGAAATTCCGGGGAACTATGTCGACATCCCGAAACTCCTTGGACAGTATTATCTCTTTTATGTAAACCGTTACGTTCACGTGATCGCCTTCGAGGACTTCCATGTACTGGGATGGCAGCTGCAGCTGCACCGGCGCCGTGAACTCGGCTTTTTCGCCTTCAAGCTTTATTTTCGCCGTTTCTATGCTTTCCAGCTTGCCAAGCTGCGAAGCGGGTCCTTTTACCTTTACGAATTGCGGGACGACTTTTAATTTCTTCGATATCTCGTAGCCGGAGTCCGGTTCTCCGAGCACGGGTTTCACCTTGAACCTTTTCGTCACAAGCATGTCTATGTTAAGAGAGAGCTTTGAGGGCCTCGCAGCGACTATATCGATTCCTCTGGGAACTATCTGCGATGCCGCGCGCTTTAAGTCTATTTTAAGGACACCCCTTTCCGTTTTCTGCAGGTCAACGGGAATTGACTTGTTCGAGAAGGCAAATGAAGAGAGCAGATTTCTCGCTCCCCTGAGAGATAGGTCAACATTTTCGGGGGCATTGTTCACGATAATAAGGTCTTCAGGCAGGCCGCTTAGGTGAAGCGGAATCCTGACGTCCCTTTCCACGTCAAGTTCGAAGTTCGTAAATGCCCAGAGCATTACGGCCAGCGCGAGCGCGATTGTTTTTTTTGTAAGACCTTGAAAGAAAGGTTTTTTCTCCATCAGGCTTTTCCTGCCTGGCCTGTTTTTATGCTGCTCAGGCTCTCGGTGGTAAGTTCGGAAACCAGACTCGGCTTAAGCAGTCTATCGTTGGCGATTCTCTTAAGTTCTCCGTCCGCCACCAGCGAGATCTTCCCCGTTTCCTCGGACACGACTACAACGACGGCGTCAGTCTCGTTGGAGAGCTTTATTGCCGCCCTGTGCCTTGTTCCAAGCTCCGTTCCCAGTTCAAGGTCAGTACTGATCGGGAAAAAGCACCCGGCTGAAACAATAACGTCGTCTTTGACTATCACTCCTCCGTCGTGAAGAGGGGACGCCGGGTTGAAAATGGTTATAAGCATCTCGCTTGATAAGCTGGCGTTAATGGGTCTTCCGGGAAACACTCTTAGGCTCTCCTGCCTTTCAATGGCTATCAGGGCTCCGATTTTCCTTGAAGAAAGAAAAGAACAGGCATCCCCCAGCTCTTCTATCATTGCTTCGTTTACGGCATGTTTTGCGAAACTGAAGAGAAGAGGTTTTTTCCCTATGTTCGCAAGCCCTCTTCTTATATCATCCTGAAAGAGAATTATTATTATGAGGATAGCGAAGCCGAGAAAGTGCGTAAGCACCCAGTTAAGCGTGAAAAAACCCCATTTCCTCGAGGCGAAGTAAAGAACCGCCATAGCCACGAGTCCTACCAGGATCTGCGAGCTTCTGGTTCCCTCTATGGCCTTCAGTACGTAGAAAAATATTATGGCGACGATCAGGATATCCAGACTGTCGGAAAAGAATCGAAAGTTCTGTATGGTAGAATCTGTCATATCCTAGTTAGTCCCGTATATGCTCTTTACCGTCCTAATCGCCTGCACTGTCTCAAGTACATCATGAACTCTTACGATAGAAATACCCTTGAGCATTGATATTATTACTGAACAGACGGATCCTATCAATCTTTGCTCGGCAAGCGGGCTCCCCAGGATTTCTCCTATAAAGGATTTTCGCGAGGTTCCGATGCAGACCGGAAACCCGAGCCGGCAGAATTCCTCGAGCTTTCTTATGATTTCGAGGTTCTGCGGAGTGGTTTTTCCGAATCCGATGCCCGGGTCAATTATTATGTGGTCCCGCGGCACTCCCGCCGCCATTGCCGCCTGAGCCGAATTCAGAAGAAAGTCCGCTATATCGGGAATAAGCGAACTGTATTGGGTTTTCTCCTGCATGTCCAGCGGGCGTGAACTTGTGTGGGTGAGTACGATTGCGGCTCCTTTCTCCGATACTTTCTGCGCCACTTGCGGCTCGAAACTCAGTCCGCTTATATCGTTTACCATCGAGGCTCCGCACCCAAGAGCCTCCTCGGCGACGGCCGCTTTTGTGGTGTCGACGGATATTACGGTGTCAAATTCCACCGAAGCCGCTTCTATTACCGGTATAACCCTGTCAAGCTCCTCTTCCGTGCTCACGCCGAGAGAACCCGGCCTTGTGGATTCTCCTCCTATGTCGATAATATCGGCCCCGTCTCTGATTAAAGAGGCGATTCTCCCGAGAGCTTTTTGGGGATCGTTGTACGTTCCGCCGTCATAAAAGGAGTCCGGCGTCATGTTCACGATTCCCATGACGAGGGGTTTTTGGCTGAGATCCAGTTCTTTTGAACCGAGTTTTATCAAATGATGTTCTGGTGCGTTCTGATCTGCTTTGTGGACTGAAGACTTTAGCAAAGGGCTTTTACTCCCGGTTTTGCAAAGACAGCCAGAAAACAGCGGCGGGGCAGGGCAGAACCCTGGGAATCAGACCCTGCTGGTTATATCGAACGGCTTTTTCGCTTCCGGCCTGAACTCACGTGTTTTTGACACCAGTTCGTCAAGTTCCGCCGAGTCTACGACTTCTTTTTCAAGAAGCAGGGAAGAGAGTTCATGCAGAAGATCCAAATTGTCTCCGAGGAGCTTCATCACCTCGTCGTAGCTTTCGTTCACGATCTTCCTTGTCTCCTGATCGATCTGCACCGCGGTATCTTCGCTGTAATCGCTTTTTCTCGATATTTCCCTGCCCAGGAAAGGCTGCTGTTCCCCTTTGCCGAAAGTTACCGGTCCCACAACTTCGCTCATTCCCCATTCGCATACCATTTTTTTGGCTATGTCGGTAACTCTCTCAAGGTCGTTCGCGGCGCCGCTGGTTCTTTCGGAAAACACAAGTTCTTCGGCGGCCCTGCCTCCCAGAAGCACCTTTACTGTGGAAAGGAGATAGGTTCTCGACAGGGTGTACTTGTCTTCAAGGGGGAGCTGCTGAGTAACTCCGAGAGCCATTCCTCTCGGTATGATCGTCACCTTGTGTATGGGATCGGCCTCGGGAGTAAGTTTCGCTACGAGCGCGTGTCCGGCCTCGTGATAAGCGGTGATTTTTCTCTCTTTTTCGCTTATCAGCATACTTTTTCTCTCAACTCCCATTGTGACCTTGTCTTTTGCGTATTCAAAGTCTTCTATGGAGACCTGTTCCTTGTCGTTGCGGGCAGCATGAAGAACCGACTCGTTGACCAGATTTTCAAGGTCGGCTCCGGAGAAACCCGGGGTGGACCTGGCGATCACCGAAAGATCAACGTCAGCAGCCATCGGGGTGTCTTTTGAATGAACGACCAGGATGGCTTCTCTTCCCCTGACATCCGGCCTCGGAACGACAACCTGGCGGTCAAACCTCCCGGGCCTGAGAAGCGCCGGGTCAAGCACGTCCGGGCGGTTCGTGGCGGCCATGACTATAATGCCCTCGTTCCCTTCAAAGCCGTCCATCTCGACCAGGAGCTGGTTAAGGGTCTGCTCCCTTTCGTCGTGGCCCCCTCCTAGTCCTGCTCCCCTGTGTCTTCCCACGGCGTCGAGTTCGTCAACGAATATTATGCAAGGGGCGTTTTTCTTGGCCTGTATGAACAGGTCCCTTACCCTTGAAGCTCCGACTCCGACGAACATCTCCACGAAGTCACTCCCGCTTATGATGAAAAACGGCACTCCCGCTTCTCCGGCTATGGCTTTTGCCAGGAGGGTTTTTCCCGTTCCCGGGGGACCGACCAGAAGGACTCCCTTGGGTATTCTTCCTCCAAGCCGCGTGAATTTCTCCGGATTTTTCAGAAACTCCACTATTTCGCTTACTTCCTCTTTTGCCTCCTCGACTCCGGCCACGTCCTTGAAGGTGATCTTGTTCTGTTCATCGGAGAGCATCCTCGCGCGGTTTTTTCCGAAACTCATCGCTTTCGTCCCTCCGGCCTGTACCTGTCTCATGAAAAAGACCATGAGTGCGACCAGTATGAAAAGAGGGCCCCAGTTTATCAGTATCTGTGTAAGCGAACTCTGTTTGCGATGGGAAAAACTGAACTCCACTCCGCTTTCCTCAAGCTTTGCGATAAGGAGTTCTCCCGCGGGGCCGGTGGTTGTGAATCCGCGGTCTTCGGGGTCGGCGTTTTTAAGCTCTCCCCTTATTATGTTTTCGCCGAACTCTACCCTTGCCAGCCTGTCGTTATCCAGGTGTTCCAGGAATTTGCTGTAGGATATTTCCGAGTAGACGTTCGCCGAGGTGTTCATGAACTGGTACACGGCGAACACTCCGACGAATATGGCCACCCAGAGCACAAGGTTTTTAAAAATGTTTGCTGACATATATTATTCCTTGATATTTACACAACTCTCACGCGGATAAACATATCCGGAAGATAAAATAACATAGTTAAATTTTCATTTCAAACGGGTTTTGATAATGCCAAGATCCCAGCGTTTTCCTTTATCCAAATCCATAAGAGAATGGACTTGCTGTTTTGTTGCGCGAAAAGTCTTGACTCATTTAGTCGGGCCATTCGACTTGGCGTTGGAAGTCAGAGTGGGAAAGTAATTCTCTGGCTAATGTCTGCCCGGGAAATTGTACTAGGGCCACCTGCGATAGTGTGCTTGTAGAGAGGGGGATTTTCTTGGGCACAAATCCCCGAAACTTTAAAACACTGAAGCGAACAGCGAATTGTGGCTTGGCGGACAAAACCTTTATCCATTCATCAGAGCCCGTGAAATCGATTGGTTTTCCGGAGACGGGAAGCTTTGGATTTCCTTTGTACGGCGCGCAGTCGTAATAGAGGATGCGTAGAAGGAATTCGTCTTCTAAAAGACAAGAGTGGGCAATGGTTTCAATGTAGTCAGGCGTATATTCAAGGTCAGCTTGCCGAACTAACACCCGCAGATATCCACCGTCGATGAAAATCGCTGTTTTCAAAAGAGAGGCCTCCCACGGGTTTTAGCCTGTGGGAGGCCCCCACATACATGCCCGCCTACGGGCGTAACGGATAATATCATAGTTTCACTGGAAGGTTTTATTAAAAAATCTATGCGAAACAAAAAGTTCTTGTCAAGGCTGCATGTTTCCTATGTTACCGGTTCGATTATAATCAATCGCGGTGATAAAACAACAACAGGTTTCCGTAAAAAAGACCACTTCCTAACCTTGTTGCTCAAATGGGTTTTTTAATCGTAAAGGTCCGTTCCCAGATACATCTCTCCACTGTCGCAGAAAGTTACAAGCACCTGGCCGCCGTCTCGAAGTTCTTCTGAGATCCCAAGGGCCGCGCTGAGGCAGGCTCCCGAAGATATTCCGACCAGTATGCCTTCCTCGGAAGCGAGAGTTTTGGCGCATTCACGGGCATCCTCCGTGGAAACCGCGTAGATTCTGTCGATCACGCCGGTATCAAGCTTCTCGGGAACGAACCCGGGCGATATTCCGCAGATGCCGTGAGTACCTTCTTTCCCCTCGGAAAGAGTAGGGCTTTCTGTGGGTTCGACCACCACTACCTTGAGACCGGGGTAGATTTTTTTGAGTTCAGAGCCCACTCCCATTACCGTTCCCCCGCTTCCGACTCCGCACACGAAGGCATCGAGATGTCCCGGTATCTGGTTTTTTATTTCTTTCGCGGTTTCCTCGCGGTGAATCCCTATGTCCGCTGTGTTTTTGAACTGGTCAAGAAAATAGGAATCCGGGTTTTCGCGTTCTATCTCGCGAGCCTTTTCTCTCGACCCTCGAAGCCCCAGGCTTGGGTCGGTGAGAACCGCCTGTCCCTTAAACGCTTTTATTACCTGGACTTTCTCTTTTGCCGTATCCCCGGGCATAACAACGGTGAAGTCGTAGCCGCCTGCCCGGCAGCAAAGGGCTATTCCTATCGCGGTGTTCCCGCTTGACGCTTCGATTACGGTTGTTTTACCGGGTTCTATCAGGTTTTTATGCTCCGCTTGTCTTAGCATGGCGATACATGCCCTGTCCTTTATGCTGCCCGCAGGGTTTAAGTTCTCAAGCTTCGCCCATATCTTTGAGCGTCCGTCTTTCGGTACGCTTCTGAGCCTTATTACCGGAGTGTTGCCGATGCAGTCAATCAGGTTTGCCATTTGCGTGTTTTTCGTGCGGATTTTCCGTGCCCGGTCAATACACAAGAAAAGGGATTATGTCTTTGAGCGCGCTGCCGTCTTTGCTTTTGATCTCAGCCAGTATCTCTCTTATCTGCTCCCACGTCACGTCTTCTTTCCTGATCTCGTTCTTGAGTTTCAGAATAAGTACTTTTATTTCCTGGTCCGTCACGCCTTTTACGTATGAACTGAGAGCGGCCATCGCTTCATCTTCAGAAAAATGTGTCATTGCTCTAATTGCCGATTAAAATAACCCAAAAAGTTTTTTTAAGGTAACCTTTTTTCGAGTTGATTTCCACGGAACTGTATACTCCCGGTGCAAATGAATTTTAATAGAGGGATCAATCTTGCCGGCAAAGAGCCGGGCAAGCTTCCCCGTTTCCGTTTCTTCTTGCCTCTGGCCTTTGCGTTTGCCTGTCTGGTCGGGATTCTTGCGGTCTATATCTATTTCTCAAAAGATCTCCCTGACCTTCGCGATCTCACAAGGTATCAGCCCGCTATTCTAAACGAGTTCTATTCATCCGAAGGAGAGCTGATAGCACAGTCCGGGCTTGAGAGAAGGGCGCTTGTAAATCTCGAGGATATGCCTACTCACGTAGTAAACGCCTTTATAGCCGTCGAAGACAGGAGGTTCTACCAGCACAGCGGCGTGGATGCCAAAAGCGTTGTGAGGGCCCTTTTACAGAACCTGATTACGGGCAGAATCGTCTCCGGCGGAAGCACCATTACGCAGCAGATAACCAAGAACCTCATTCTGGGTCCGGAAAAGGCCTACAGCAGGAAGATAAAAGAAGCTATTCTCTCATACAGAATAGAAAAGAACCTCTCCAAAGACGAAATACTCTATCTTTACCTAAACCATATATACCTTGCCGACGGCGTCTACGGAGTTGAGATGGCGAGCCGGAATTACTTCGGGAAGTCGGCAAAAGACATAAACATAGCCGAGGCGTGCCTGCTGGCGGGAATTCCGCGACGACCCGAGCTTTACTCACCCAGAGTCAATCCCTCAAATGCGCTTAAAAGGCAGAAGACCGTGATAAACATAATGCGCAACCAGGAGTTCATAACCGAAAGACAGAAGCGGAACGCCTTGGCGTACAAGATAAAAATCATTCCGAAGCAGGAACCCAGAGGGGAGTACATAGCCCCTTACTTCATTGAGTACGTAAGGGAGTATCTTGAGAAGAAAGTCGGCAGGAGGGCCTACGAAAAGGGCGGTTACAAGGTTTACACAACCCTTGACATGGACCTGAACCTTGTGGCTTACAGGGCCATTAGAAGGGGAATACGCAACACCGAGAAAAGACAGGGCAGAACCAGATTTACCATTGCCAGACTCAGAACTCTTGAGCAGATCGAGGAATTCAAAGAACAGCAGCGCCAGCTTGCTTTTCAGGACGGAAGAACGTACAGGGCCGTTATCACCGTCACGGGAGACATAGACGAGAAAACTTCTTTTGCCACGGTGGAAGTCGGCGGCGAGAAACGGAAGTTCAGTTACATAGTCGACCCGGAGAGGTATCTTCCCCCTCCCGATGGCATCTATCTTCTCCCGGAGAGACTGAACCCGGGAGACGTTATAAAGGTGAGGGTGTCTGTAAGCGACGAGAAGGTGACCGATATAGTTCCCCTGTTCTGGCCCCAGACCCAGGGGGCACTGGTTGCCATGGACGCAAGGGGCAACATCATCTCAATGGTAGGAGGATATGACTTCGGACTCTCGAAGTTCAATCGGGCTATTCAGGCGAAAAGGCAGCCGGGTTCCGCGTTTAAGCCTTTTCTCTATTCGGCGGCTATAGACAAAGGGTATACGCAGACGAGCAAGCTCCTTGACGTACCGATTATCGTGGATGACTGGGTTCCGGAGAATTACGACGAAGAATACATGGGGTCGATCTTCTTCAGAGAATCTCTCGTCAACTCGAGGAACCTTTCTTCGATCAGGCTTATCATGGACGTGGATCCGCGATATGTAGCGAGTTATTCCAGGCCCTTCGGGTTCGGATCCAGAATCAATCCCTATCCCTCGCTTGCTCTGGGAAGCTCCGAAGTTACTCTGCTGGAAATAACTGCAGCATATTCTGTTTTCGCAAATTCCGGGATATACAGGAAACCGAATTTCATACTCAGGATCTATGACAGGAACGGAAGCCTGATTGAGGATAACACCGGGGAGGTGTA from Candidatus Dadabacteria bacterium harbors:
- a CDS encoding histone deacetylase, with protein sequence MKKLSIVSNDLFLAHQNPPGHPECPERLTSILGALESSGLMEKTVPADTRPATEEEITLVHSKPYFDMVKGTSGKEFSKLDADTSTCEVSFDAALAGSGGLICSVNDILSGEIDTAFVLPRPPGHHAEHDRAMGFCLFNHVAVAGAHLLANCGLERVLIIDWDVHHGNGTQHIFYDSSSVLFFSVHQFPFYPGTGSLKELGYKEGLGYTVNVPCPAMLGDEDYLRIFAEILEPVVEQYSPEFILISAGFDAYQVDPLGGMLVTSEGFARLTRFVMRLAERHCGGNIAFLLEGGYNTAEMGLIMRSVIEEILDLKVSDSGFDPKRTTCEHTVSEIRKIYSKFWDF
- a CDS encoding Mur ligase family protein is translated as MFKNLKKLRLKGVDSVKPGLGRITAVLEELGFPHRKKDYVAVAGTNGKGSVAACIASIFEVNGYRAGLFTSPHLINVTERIKVDGEEITWEQLEETLGTIFAACAGIGVELSYFETLTAAAFLHFNGKSIDVGVLEVGMGGRWDSTNVCDHLAGVITNVSFDHTEYLGNTLGEIAGEKAGIIKKNGLVVTGCTGEALSVIERRVRENSSTCHRIGAEFTYGEKEDLSFDYMGPRWNVPGLRISLAGTHQVENAVISIAAAELLTMHTRYKTDPEKIKEAFAGVSLGGRMEYLNRETPVIIDGAHNLAAGENLVKSLEFYHPGKKFNFLITMLENKDIGGFTETLSRVSGKLIITELAGVKKSLETEKILALARGQFDSVETVKDPLEAYEKLLGYGEAACVCGSFYLIGYLKEAVQNEKTLDSK
- the acpS gene encoding holo-ACP synthase, translating into MVSGIGIDMVRNSRIENLIERWGEKFLRKVFTDDELAQNGDGKNRNISYAANYAVKEAFVKALGTGFRRGIKFHNIAVKRNELGKPFIDLRGSTKEIAEQRGLTRIHTTISHDGEYSVAVVILED
- a CDS encoding pyridoxine 5'-phosphate synthase — its product is MKTRLNVNVDHVATLRQARMGDEPDPVTAAVQAELAGASGIVVHLREDRRHIQERDLLLLRQTVRTKLNMEMAVTDEMIEIACETLPDVVTLVPEKRQEITTEGGLDVRGDTERIAAGIEKLKSSGLFVSIFIDPDPEQISASAQTGAHMVELHTGSYANARDETGMMMELDKIRKSTEDALSHRLRVSAGHGLNYVNVTAVSRIDGIEELNIGHSIISRAVLSGMEEAVRDMINLL
- the glmM gene encoding phosphoglucosamine mutase, whose translation is MKKSASEFPERKIFGTDGIRGVTNTYPMTPEVSLALGKALTKYLSGKTGSHVKILVGKDTRLSGYVFEQAIASGITSMGADVLLVGPLPTPAIAFLTSNMRATAGVVISASHNPYTDNGIKIFDSTGFKLPDTTEAEIENMVLGEKQLSPPPLTGKAKRIEDAVGRYIVFLKNTFPDNLTLDGVKIVVDCANGAAYKVAPIIFEELGAEVITIGTEPNGTNINVDCGSLRPEILCEEVVRSGSDIGIALDGDADRVVFCDENGNEVDGDHVLAICSSEMLETGTLATDTVVATQMSNMALENYLSAKGLRLKRTRVGDRYVVEAMRELGANLGGEKSGHLLFLDHSTTGDGLLASLQILGIMKRKGKQLSELAGIIDLFPQVLSSLEIKEKKPFEQIPGLVEIVRESEKILGDKGRINLRYSGTELLARVMVEGEDETLINGIASRVSSVISENIGTGNL
- a CDS encoding CdaR family protein produces the protein MEKKPFFQGLTKKTIALALAVMLWAFTNFELDVERDVRIPLHLSGLPEDLIIVNNAPENVDLSLRGARNLLSSFAFSNKSIPVDLQKTERGVLKIDLKRAASQIVPRGIDIVAARPSKLSLNIDMLVTKRFKVKPVLGEPDSGYEISKKLKVVPQFVKVKGPASQLGKLESIETAKIKLEGEKAEFTAPVQLQLPSQYMEVLEGDHVNVTVYIKEIILSKEFRDVDIVPRNFGELEYTTTPELKATLVFNGPYKTINDLTSNDVKVFIDGTEMGESRVKRLRVKVQYPSSDLLKLTKTSPTSVRVRVKPPPPEESPET
- the cdaA gene encoding diadenylate cyclase CdaA; this translates as MTDSTIQNFRFFSDSLDILIVAIIFFYVLKAIEGTRSSQILVGLVAMAVLYFASRKWGFFTLNWVLTHFLGFAILIIIILFQDDIRRGLANIGKKPLLFSFAKHAVNEAMIEELGDACSFLSSRKIGALIAIERQESLRVFPGRPINASLSSEMLITIFNPASPLHDGGVIVKDDVIVSAGCFFPISTDLELGTELGTRHRAAIKLSNETDAVVVVVSEETGKISLVADGELKRIANDRLLKPSLVSELTTESLSSIKTGQAGKA